A segment of the Bradyrhizobium sp. CCBAU 53340 genome:
GGACACGAGTCCGCCCAACAAGCGTCGGGCCGCAACGGCCTCCCAAGCTTGAAATGCTGCGGATGACGCCGCTGGCGCCGCTACCAGGATCCATGGATTGAGATCAGTGGCTACCTCGCGATCCGGAACAAAATCGCGGACATATCGAGTAGGATTGATGGCGTCAGGCAGCGCTTCCGGAGGTCCGGCCGGTCGCTCAAAATCCCAAGGAGCGACGTTTAATCCACGCGTGCGGAATGCCTGATTGGAATTGAAGTCGGCGGCCGCAACTTGCGCCAAGACCGTCCGCCGCGTCAAATATTGTGGAATGCTAGATTGGAAAATGAAGAACGCGCAGCCTTCGGCTGCCGGCTTTCCAAGTGTGATCACGACCTCGCGTGCTGGGTCGAATGCATCGCCCGTGAGTAGGTCGCCACCGAGAGCGAGATTATAAACTTGCACGGACGTGAACGGCGACGGCACATCGTCCGCGAATCCGAGCCAAGCCGTCTGCGCATCGGCCGACGACAGCCGCCCGCGCAGAACGAGGGCGTCGACACGCTCGTCCGCTAACGCGCCGCCTGCGACCAGCTCACGTACGCGTTCGACCAGATGTGCTGAGCTCGAAGTCATCGAGTGTGATCGTGTCCTTGATGATAATCTCGCCCTTGTCGCGATTCACGGAAACCACTGAAGGTGTCAAACCGATCGGGAAGGTCAGTTTGACGCCGCTTGCCGTTTCCACCCGCCGGTTCCTGGGCGGAGGAATTGCGTTCTTTTGGAGAACGAACGACTCTCCGGCCATTCCCTCACGCTTCAGCTTTGCCTTAAAGTCCGTCACGACGGGACTGTCGTCGGGGAGTGGACCAAAGATACTCTGCAACCAGTTCTCAGCGTTCTCGCCGTCGACAGAGCCGCCCGACTGGCTTGCATCGTAGAGACGCTGCGCCAAATTCTTCATCGTGTCCGGTGGAAGCGTGTCTTTGTACTTTTGGGCGATATTGCGCGTGACATCGACAATTGTCTTGGTCAACTCTTCTTCCGTGCGCTGACGGCGGACCAACAGAAATTGCTCGAAATAGGCAGCAGGCCGCTGCGGGTTCTGCCGATCAACAACGCAGATCTGGTCTCCCCCTCGATGCAGCTTGATGAGTGCGGCCTTCTGCAAAGCGTTCCGGTTCTGCACAAACGTTCGCTCGATCTCGCCAAAAGTTGGCTTTGGCTTTCCAGTGCGTCCACGACTGACATCGTAGTCGTAGCTGAGAACCTTTTCGTCTTCGAATTTCAGAAGCGCAAACAGGCGACCGCTCGAACAGGAGAGCGAAAAAATCAAGAACGCGCCGACCGCAGTGCTTCCCCCGTGGGCCTGGTTGAATGCTGTCGCCAACTTCTCACTCTCTTCTTGGAAAGTCCCCTTGTCCCGACTGATGCGAGCGAGCTGGGCTCGGACCGGCGCGTCCTCCAAAAACTCGTATCGGTTTCCGCTATTGACGGATCGAACACGGCCAAAAAGAAGGCCGCATGTCGTCCGGCATCGAAGGCCGTCAATAACTGAAAGTGCTCCTCACCCGGGCCAACGATATGGAACACACTCTGATCAATGCGCAGGCTTTCAAGCTCCTGCTCAGTAAGGAAGGCCATGATATTGTTCCTAGAACAAATAGAGAACATTTGCAATTGAAGAAATTTTCAGCACTCTAATTACCTCGCATGCCCTTAAGAATCCTGCACTTTGTGGAGTATTCCACTTCAAATTGAAGCTACGGGCTTGAGTATTGGGCGGTTGAAATCGCTTCGTAAACCTTGGAGTGTTAAGCGTGGCGCGTGCCGTCTAACCCCGCAGCGCCACCACTGAAGCCCGGGTGGAGCAGCCGGGGGGCGATCGACGCAATCCGAACGACAGATCAGCTATGGCAACAGTGAACCAGAAACCCGCAAATGGCAGCCGGTCTGCAAGCAACCCTCTGTAGTGCCTTCCAAATCAGTTTACGATTGGGAGCGGTTCTGGATCGATCGCTCGGGTGTTGTCGACCTCTCCGATGGAGGCTTTTTGGTGGATCCGGTCAGCCTGCTTCGGCGAGCTCATCCAAACGCGCCTGTAACACTTGTAACACTAGCCGAGCCTGGTCGATATCGCGCTCTTCAAATGGCGCGCTTCGGTCTACGGAAATCAAGCCGCGACAGCGCATGCCGCCCGACATTGATTGATGGGATTGATTAATTTGCAGTAGGGGGCAGTGTGCGCGAGGTCACCGACACGAACTATCTGATGTTTCCTGAGCTGAAGGAGTACTTGTCGAAGCCATACAATTGCGTTGTCCTTACCGATCTGGTCATCATGGAGACGCTCAGAATTGGCGATCTCGAGTCGGTATGCCGCCAGCTCGAACCGCTGACCCAGCATCCAAAACAGGTCATTGTACTGAAGACGACCCATGCCGTGGCCGGCCTGCGCAGACGCAGGCGCCGCGGCTTGCAACGCCGGCGCGTCCACAGGGTGCAAACGCAGGGCTTCGCGGCATGGTGCGAAAAACTCGATCTGGCCAGAAAGGGCGACAAGGAGTTGGTCAAACAGTTCGTGGCGAAATGCGAGCGCGCGTCCGCAGACCTGGCGGACTTAGCGATGGGCCAAGAGACGTTTGCGGCCAACCTAGCCGAGCACGCAAAGCATTATTCGGAGGCTGAGCTCAAGATCCTGCGAAAAAATGAGCCTATCACGCCGGAGCTTCTGAAGAAGATTAAGGGGCACATCGTTGATCTCGCTGGCGCTCTCTTTGATGCGCATCCATCTTTCAAGAAGCGACCCGCTGTTAAACATCTCCCAAATGCTTTCGTTTTTCGATACGCCATATCCGGATACGTCGTCGCCCTTCGCCGGATAAAGGAGGGAGGAGCGAATGAGGCGTCGGCCGAGAAGATCCGGAACGATCTGATCGACGCGATGATCGTGGCTCACGCGACCTATTTTGATGGCTCTCGAGCCAGGATCAAAAAGCAAAAGAGATACACGAAACGACATGCGAGTTGCTCAAGCACTTCCATGACGAGATCAAGGCGTTTGCGGGAGACGCATCAACCGCTGAAAGAGCCGTGGTCGAGCAGGAAACGGACGCTTCAGGCTACCTTTCGTTTTGAATCGGCTCGGATTTGTCGCAGCTAGGATACGGCGATGAGTTTTCTGGACGGCGCTCAGGACGACATCTTTATCAATCGCGAAAGAGAACTCGCTTGGCTGTCAGAGGTGACAGAGCGGCGCGGCCGTACGGCTCGAATTTTTGGCGTCGGTGGCATCGGAAAAACGGCTCTCGTCAGACAATTCCTTAAGAGGTATCGATCTGAGGCCGAGGCAATCGTGCTGGCTCAGTCAGGATCGGAGCTCGATCTTGATCGCGTGGACTACACTCTGCGTGAAGCGCGACGGGGGCGCGTCAGCATGGTCGTGATCGAGGACGTTACCTTGTCCGCTGAAGCGACCGAGCGGTTGAATCGGACGGTGTTCAACTGGAAGGCCATTCGATCCCTAATTCTCACATCACGGCCGAAAACCTTCGGGGGCGAGCGTGACACTTTGCATTTGGGCCCTCTCGATCATGGCGCCACACGTAAACTCTTGGAAGCTCTGACCCGGGTGAATGGACCGATTCCCGAGGCCGTGTTTTCGCTGACTGGCGGCCTTCCTTTGGCAATCCGCCTCGTCGCTGGCCAGCTCGAAACACAAGGGCCGGACGCGGTCTTGAGTCAGCTTCAAGGTGCTCTCTATGATCTTGAGGCATTAGTTGACGCACCGCCAAGGAAGCTGATCGCGACCGTCAAACCAAAATTGATTGTCGTCAACGAACAGATCCTCGATCGCCTCAAACGACGCCCTCAGGATATTCACAATATCGATCACCGGAAGTTCGAGGAGATCGTCGCGGAGTTGCTGGACGATATGGACTTTGATGTTGAGCTCACGCCCGCCACCCGGGACGGAGGGAGGGATGTTCTGGCTTACTGGAATTCGCCGATGGGGCGTCTTCTGTGCCTGGTCGAGGCAAAGAAATATCGGCCCGACAGGCCTGTCGGCATTCAGCTTGTGCGTCAACTATACGGCACATTGGTTGACGAGCGGGCAACCAGCGCGATGCTTGTCACGACTGCGGATTTCTCGCCGGATGCCAGAAAGTTCGAGCAAAAGCACAAGTGGCAAATCTCTCTCAAGAATTACGCTGACTTGGCCGAGTGGATTGAGAATTACAAGAAGCCAAAACCGAAGGGCACCATACTGCCGTAGGGCGAGATACCTGGAATTCAGTAATGTCGAGCAAGGTGCAAGAAGAGATTTCCGAAGCCGAGGCTTTGATTGCGGAGCTGTTCCGGAACATGGGATATCGTGTCCGCCGTCGCGTGTTCGCGTTCGGCATCGAAGTGGACATGATCGTCGAGAAAGATGAGCTGAAATCGCCGGTAGAAGTCAAAATCAGGCACAAGTCTCATTTTGGGCTGCAAGACATCCAAGATATCTATGCCCGCTTCATGCCGCTCGTTCAGGTAGGCGGATACGTAGCTCCCATTATTTGTGTGTTCGGCAGAGTCAGCGGCGCCGCTAAAGAATTTGCCAAAGCGCAGCCCGGATTCCGTATCTGGGACATCTACGAGCTGCGAGAGAGAGCCAGACCTTACCATGACGTCTATCAGAAGTTTGGTGGGGCCAGCGGCGACAAGCCGCTTCCGAAAGCATCAAAACAGGCGATTGAGCAGGCCCAGTTGCTGATCGGAAGGTTAGTGAACCATGAGAGCGATGCGGGACTGACGCCGCAAGAGTACGAAAGCCTCTGTCAGGAAACCGCCGCCTTCCTGTTCGATCCGCACCTTTACGGCTTTGAGCGACAGACCGAAACAAGCGATGGCGGCAACCGGTATGATTTCATTTGCCGTATAAAGCCCGGAGACCCGTTCTGGGACGGGGTTCGAGCGGATTTCCGGACGCGGGCCATTCTTTTTGAGTGTAAAAACTACGCCGAGCCGATTACGGCCGATCAGATATATTCGACGGAGCGTTACCTGTTTTCGCGCTCTTTGCGCACTGTATGCGTGCTCGTTTCGCGGCGGGGTCCTGATGACAGTGCAAAACGTGCAGCCCAGGGAGCAATGCGGGAGAGCGGGAAACTCATACTGCTGGTTT
Coding sequences within it:
- a CDS encoding nucleoid-associated protein: MEDAPVRAQLARISRDKGTFQEESEKLATAFNQAHGGSTAVGAFLIFSLSCSSGRLFALLKFEDEKVLSYDYDVSRGRTGKPKPTFGEIERTFVQNRNALQKAALIKLHRGGDQICVVDRQNPQRPAAYFEQFLLVRRQRTEEELTKTIVDVTRNIAQKYKDTLPPDTMKNLAQRLYDASQSGGSVDGENAENWLQSIFGPLPDDSPVVTDFKAKLKREGMAGESFVLQKNAIPPPRNRRVETASGVKLTFPIGLTPSVVSVNRDKGEIIIKDTITLDDFELSTSGRTRT
- a CDS encoding restriction endonuclease; amino-acid sequence: MSFLDGAQDDIFINRERELAWLSEVTERRGRTARIFGVGGIGKTALVRQFLKRYRSEAEAIVLAQSGSELDLDRVDYTLREARRGRVSMVVIEDVTLSAEATERLNRTVFNWKAIRSLILTSRPKTFGGERDTLHLGPLDHGATRKLLEALTRVNGPIPEAVFSLTGGLPLAIRLVAGQLETQGPDAVLSQLQGALYDLEALVDAPPRKLIATVKPKLIVVNEQILDRLKRRPQDIHNIDHRKFEEIVAELLDDMDFDVELTPATRDGGRDVLAYWNSPMGRLLCLVEAKKYRPDRPVGIQLVRQLYGTLVDERATSAMLVTTADFSPDARKFEQKHKWQISLKNYADLAEWIENYKKPKPKGTILP
- a CDS encoding restriction endonuclease, whose amino-acid sequence is MSSKVQEEISEAEALIAELFRNMGYRVRRRVFAFGIEVDMIVEKDELKSPVEVKIRHKSHFGLQDIQDIYARFMPLVQVGGYVAPIICVFGRVSGAAKEFAKAQPGFRIWDIYELRERARPYHDVYQKFGGASGDKPLPKASKQAIEQAQLLIGRLVNHESDAGLTPQEYESLCQETAAFLFDPHLYGFERQTETSDGGNRYDFICRIKPGDPFWDGVRADFRTRAILFECKNYAEPITADQIYSTERYLFSRSLRTVCVLVSRRGPDDSAKRAAQGAMRESGKLILLVSNADLVRMLKLKEQGENPTLILDEMIWDFIIKLPR